In Natrononativus amylolyticus, a single window of DNA contains:
- a CDS encoding ABC transporter ATP-binding protein has product MALLEIDDLHVRFDTEQGTVHALNGVSFEVEHDEVLGVIGESGCGKSVTMLSVMGLLQSPPAKIVSGEIRFDGTDLLSLSESELNGIRGSRINMIYQDPMTSLNPALTIGKQVTEPLLAHTDCSKAEAREQARETLESCGLPDSQRLLDEYPHELSGGMRQRVMIAMALVTEPELLIADEPTTALDVTIQAQILRLFRELRSEFDTSIIFITHDLPVVSELADRLAVMYAGTVAETCDIDDFFDNPLHPYTRQLWKSVPKIDSQADRLAVIEGTVPSLREPLSGCPFASRCEQYHGDPCNEVVPELETVEGTEDHRVSCHLYTDTSATSPPWEVHGDDFQHQLETEASSNVEL; this is encoded by the coding sequence ATGGCACTACTAGAGATCGACGACCTTCACGTCCGTTTCGACACCGAACAGGGAACTGTCCACGCGTTAAACGGCGTCTCGTTCGAGGTTGAGCACGACGAGGTCCTTGGCGTGATCGGTGAATCGGGGTGTGGGAAAAGCGTCACTATGCTCTCGGTTATGGGATTACTCCAGTCCCCGCCCGCAAAGATCGTCTCAGGGGAGATCCGGTTTGACGGTACCGATCTGCTCTCACTTTCCGAATCCGAATTGAACGGGATTCGGGGCAGTCGGATCAACATGATCTACCAAGATCCAATGACGTCGCTCAATCCGGCGTTGACGATCGGCAAACAGGTGACCGAGCCGCTGCTGGCACACACTGACTGCTCAAAGGCTGAAGCCCGCGAGCAAGCTCGAGAGACGCTCGAGTCATGCGGGCTTCCTGATTCGCAGCGACTTCTTGATGAGTATCCCCACGAGCTCTCTGGTGGGATGCGCCAACGTGTGATGATCGCGATGGCACTCGTGACCGAACCAGAACTGCTCATCGCCGATGAGCCGACGACCGCCCTCGACGTAACGATCCAGGCGCAAATCCTCCGGTTATTCCGGGAACTTCGATCGGAGTTCGACACTAGCATTATCTTCATTACACACGATTTGCCGGTGGTCAGCGAACTGGCCGACCGCCTGGCGGTAATGTACGCCGGAACAGTCGCCGAAACCTGCGACATTGACGACTTCTTCGATAATCCATTGCACCCATACACTCGCCAATTGTGGAAGAGCGTGCCTAAGATCGACTCTCAAGCGGATCGACTCGCAGTCATCGAGGGGACCGTACCGAGTCTTCGAGAACCGCTCTCGGGTTGTCCGTTCGCCTCTCGCTGCGAACAGTACCATGGAGACCCCTGCAATGAAGTCGTTCCGGAACTCGAAACGGTCGAGGGAACCGAGGATCACCGCGTAAGCTGCCACCTATACACCGATACGAGTGCCACCTCACCGCCGTGGGAAGTCCACGGCGATGATTTCCAGCACCAACTCGAAACCGAAGCCTCGAGCAACGTCGAACTGTAA
- a CDS encoding M24 family metallopeptidase, with product MSLVSVPTAEFDRRIDTVREQISEADVDALCLFSPIGIEWLSGFHHLQTERPVCLAVTDEEVAITVPRLELERADSDEFPVLESTYVYYDYPGSTTDESTYYRHPSDTPEEKIAEMIDDLGISTAAADMDGAPGFWGYSGPALSEFAGIDVETVEWIEELRTAKSDVEMELMRESAKWGNLAHRYLADYAEPGKHELWVAKRASLDASMAMLNTLGPRYDSHLRGGFPASCGFLSGPNTALPHGLTENRRLEHGDIIITGASSNVGGYKSELERTMFIGEASDEHRHYFEQMKTLQTLAIDTAGPGVPVSKVDQAVHDYCKEQGLLEYTQHHTGHNMGMEGHERGFIDRGSDEVMQPGHAYTFEPALFIPDVAGYRHSDTVLITESGTEEITYYPKDLESNIINY from the coding sequence ATGTCGTTAGTTAGCGTACCGACAGCTGAGTTCGATCGACGCATCGATACCGTCCGAGAGCAGATCAGTGAGGCGGACGTCGACGCACTCTGTCTCTTTTCACCGATTGGGATCGAGTGGTTGAGCGGTTTTCACCACCTCCAAACCGAACGGCCGGTCTGCCTCGCCGTTACCGACGAGGAGGTCGCAATTACGGTTCCCCGACTCGAACTCGAGCGTGCGGATTCCGACGAATTCCCCGTTTTGGAGTCCACCTACGTCTACTATGATTACCCCGGCAGCACGACGGACGAGTCCACGTACTACCGTCACCCCTCGGATACGCCCGAGGAGAAAATCGCAGAGATGATCGACGATCTCGGCATCTCGACAGCGGCGGCTGACATGGACGGTGCGCCCGGTTTCTGGGGGTACTCGGGGCCGGCGCTAAGCGAGTTTGCTGGAATCGACGTCGAGACGGTCGAGTGGATCGAGGAACTACGCACAGCGAAATCCGATGTCGAGATGGAGTTAATGCGCGAGTCGGCTAAGTGGGGGAACCTGGCTCATCGCTACCTGGCCGACTATGCGGAACCTGGAAAGCACGAACTATGGGTCGCCAAACGCGCCAGCCTCGACGCTTCCATGGCTATGCTAAACACCCTTGGTCCGCGGTACGATTCCCACCTTCGCGGTGGGTTCCCGGCGTCCTGTGGCTTCCTCTCCGGGCCGAACACGGCACTACCCCACGGTCTCACCGAAAACCGCCGCCTCGAACACGGAGACATCATCATCACCGGCGCCTCGTCGAACGTCGGCGGCTACAAGAGCGAACTCGAGCGTACCATGTTTATCGGCGAAGCGAGCGACGAGCATCGCCACTACTTCGAGCAGATGAAGACCCTCCAAACGCTAGCAATTGACACTGCGGGTCCTGGCGTGCCCGTTTCGAAGGTTGATCAGGCGGTTCACGACTACTGTAAGGAGCAGGGGCTGCTCGAGTACACCCAGCATCATACGGGCCACAACATGGGAATGGAGGGCCACGAGCGAGGGTTCATCGACCGTGGAAGCGACGAAGTCATGCAGCCTGGTCACGCCTACACATTCGAACCCGCGCTGTTCATCCCGGACGTCGCCGGCTACCGCCACTCCGATACCGTTCTCATTACGGAATCCGGTACAGAGGAGATTACCTACTATCCGAAAGACCTCGAGAGCAACATCATTAATTATTGA
- a CDS encoding ABC transporter ATP-binding protein has protein sequence MSGTYHTQASRPNADDALVDVRDLKKYYPVKGGVLNRQVGNVKAVDGASLRIREGETLGLVGESGCGKSTLGRSILRLIEPTDGSVFFDGEDITAVSKDRLRELRREMQIVFQDAASSLNPRMRVNDIIEEPMKWLTDHSKDEREDRARTLIQDVGLTNDHLHRAPHEFSGGQQQRISIARALSVNPRFIVCDEPTSALDVSVQAKILNLLDDLQEEYNLTYLVINHDMSVVKHICDRVAVMYLGKIVEVAPTQELFNDPKHPYTQALLSSVPRASKGTLDNQIVLEGNPPSPENPPSGCRFHTRCQEYIGPVCEEDIPELRRREDDRLCACHLYD, from the coding sequence ATGTCCGGCACATACCACACACAGGCAAGCCGTCCCAACGCCGATGATGCACTCGTTGATGTCCGTGACCTGAAAAAGTATTATCCCGTTAAAGGCGGTGTCCTCAACCGGCAGGTCGGGAATGTCAAAGCGGTTGATGGTGCGAGCCTCCGGATTCGTGAAGGAGAAACACTCGGTTTGGTTGGCGAATCGGGTTGTGGAAAATCGACACTTGGCCGGTCCATTCTCAGATTGATAGAACCAACGGACGGCTCGGTCTTCTTTGACGGTGAGGATATCACTGCTGTCTCGAAGGACCGTTTACGCGAACTTCGACGCGAGATGCAGATCGTCTTTCAGGACGCCGCCTCGAGCCTCAACCCGCGTATGCGGGTGAACGACATCATTGAGGAGCCCATGAAGTGGCTTACCGATCACTCCAAGGACGAGCGAGAGGACCGCGCCCGAACGCTCATCCAAGACGTGGGCCTCACTAACGATCATCTCCACCGGGCACCCCACGAGTTCAGTGGCGGTCAGCAACAGCGGATTTCGATCGCTCGCGCGCTGAGCGTAAATCCTCGTTTTATTGTCTGTGACGAGCCGACAAGCGCCCTCGACGTCTCTGTACAAGCGAAGATCCTCAATCTGCTTGACGACCTACAAGAGGAATACAATCTGACCTATCTCGTGATCAATCACGACATGAGCGTCGTTAAACACATTTGCGATCGAGTGGCGGTGATGTATCTTGGGAAAATCGTTGAGGTCGCGCCCACCCAGGAACTTTTCAACGATCCTAAACACCCATACACGCAAGCGCTACTCTCATCGGTCCCGCGGGCATCGAAGGGGACCCTGGACAATCAGATCGTTCTTGAAGGGAACCCACCCAGTCCCGAGAACCCACCCTCTGGTTGCCGGTTCCACACCAGATGCCAGGAGTATATTGGGCCGGTCTGTGAAGAGGACATTCCCGAACTCCGCCGTCGTGAGGACGACCGACTGTGCGCCTGTCACCTATACGATTAG
- a CDS encoding DUF1028 domain-containing protein, which yields MTFSIVGRDPSERTVGVAIASVFPAVGAVCPYVGDGVALSTQSWDSGRSYGIPILDIVEHDISLPTACETLLADREGAEGTQLHGVELDGESFVYTGERSMPWAGHATGTDHTVAGNLLVGEAVVDAMSRTFERTDGPLEERLLSALEAGEEAGGDKRGDNLSAALLVRGPEPKLHRNLRVDDPGKPIAGLRRAYRTALETQAEHDSSMNEEWGEDPPASIDRFEIKY from the coding sequence ATGACGTTTTCAATCGTTGGACGGGACCCGTCGGAACGAACTGTTGGTGTTGCGATCGCTTCGGTGTTTCCCGCCGTCGGAGCGGTCTGTCCGTATGTCGGTGATGGTGTCGCGCTGTCAACGCAGTCGTGGGACTCGGGTCGTTCGTACGGCATTCCAATTTTGGACATCGTTGAGCACGATATCTCGCTTCCCACAGCCTGCGAAACGCTGTTGGCCGACCGTGAGGGTGCCGAGGGGACCCAGCTCCATGGGGTCGAACTGGACGGCGAGTCATTTGTCTACACAGGTGAACGGTCGATGCCGTGGGCAGGTCACGCAACTGGCACCGATCATACCGTTGCGGGCAATCTCCTCGTGGGTGAAGCAGTCGTCGACGCGATGAGTCGAACATTTGAACGAACGGACGGGCCGCTCGAGGAGCGACTGCTGTCGGCACTTGAGGCGGGTGAGGAGGCTGGTGGGGACAAACGCGGCGACAATCTAAGCGCGGCGCTACTCGTCCGCGGTCCGGAGCCGAAACTACACCGGAATCTCCGTGTCGACGACCCAGGTAAGCCGATCGCAGGCCTCCGGCGTGCCTACCGGACTGCTCTCGAGACACAGGCTGAACATGATAGCTCTATGAACGAAGAATGGGGCGAGGATCCGCCGGCGTCGATCGATCGATTCGAGATCAAGTACTGA
- a CDS encoding ABC transporter permease: MLVYAIRRTLQMVPVLFGVTIVISSIVYFAPGNPARLALGDGASPEAVAQLEREMGLDQPAHIRYVDWMLGVMQGDLGTSIQTGRPVAVMILDRLGPTLELAIVAMALTLIIALPLGVISAVRQYSWVDNTSMLFAIFWLSMPSFWLGLVLIYLFAVRWQFFPVSGRGGIMLTLTWWSFILLPAIATGTRRAGLLTRLMRSSMLEILNEDYIRTARGKGIGSKAVIYTHGMKNAMIPVITLIGLQVPLIFSGTVIIEVVFSWPGMGRLLVDAVLQRDYPVVQGTILVYSVIVLIANLAVDIAYSYLDPRIDYD, translated from the coding sequence ATGCTCGTATACGCCATCCGACGGACGCTACAGATGGTCCCGGTACTGTTCGGGGTCACGATCGTTATCTCGTCGATCGTCTACTTCGCTCCCGGTAACCCGGCCCGTCTGGCTCTCGGCGACGGTGCGAGCCCGGAAGCGGTTGCCCAACTCGAGCGAGAGATGGGGCTGGACCAGCCGGCGCACATTCGGTACGTCGATTGGATGCTCGGGGTCATGCAGGGCGACCTCGGAACGTCGATTCAGACGGGGCGGCCGGTAGCAGTCATGATTCTCGATCGGCTGGGACCGACGCTCGAACTCGCTATCGTTGCGATGGCACTCACGCTCATTATCGCATTGCCCCTCGGCGTCATCAGTGCTGTCCGCCAGTACTCCTGGGTCGACAATACATCGATGCTATTCGCGATTTTCTGGCTGTCGATGCCGTCGTTCTGGCTCGGCCTGGTACTCATCTACCTGTTCGCCGTTCGGTGGCAGTTCTTTCCGGTGTCCGGCCGTGGCGGGATAATGTTGACACTGACGTGGTGGTCGTTCATTCTGTTGCCAGCAATCGCCACGGGGACGCGTCGGGCCGGCTTACTGACGCGGCTCATGCGCTCGTCAATGCTCGAGATACTGAACGAGGACTACATCCGTACCGCTCGTGGGAAGGGAATCGGCTCGAAAGCGGTCATCTATACTCACGGAATGAAGAATGCGATGATTCCGGTTATCACGCTTATCGGCCTCCAAGTTCCGTTGATTTTCTCTGGAACGGTTATCATCGAAGTAGTGTTCTCGTGGCCGGGGATGGGCCGACTGCTTGTCGACGCCGTCCTTCAACGTGATTACCCCGTCGTACAGGGGACCATACTCGTCTACTCTGTAATCGTCCTGATCGCAAACCTCGCGGTCGACATCGCTTATAGCTATCTGGATCCGCGGATCGACTACGACTAA
- a CDS encoding ABC transporter permease, with protein MAHSGEVDTGHESSGLVDSDRWNDQYIILRRLAQSKLAIAGFLYVLLFTVVAIVAPLVAPHDPMTQNYEVINQAPSLEYPFGTDNYGRDVFSRVIYGTRYALFLGVVIVGIQSIIGVGLGLIAGYYEGYVEAVIMRIVDVSLSIPGIVLALAIAGMLGGGLTPLIIAISLVGWRGFTRIVRGDVKSVTEEDYIEAARSSGVPDRWIILRHILPNVSSSIIVYATLTMPTVILWSAALSFLGMGVHPPTPEWGALIADGRGDLQSAWWISTFPGLAIMATIIAFNAIGDGLRDALDPKQAR; from the coding sequence ATGGCACATTCGGGGGAGGTTGATACTGGGCACGAGTCTAGTGGTCTCGTAGACTCTGACCGTTGGAACGACCAGTACATCATCCTCAGACGACTCGCCCAGAGCAAGCTCGCGATCGCTGGCTTCCTGTACGTACTGTTGTTTACTGTCGTCGCCATCGTCGCCCCACTTGTCGCGCCGCACGACCCGATGACCCAGAACTATGAGGTCATCAACCAGGCGCCTTCACTCGAGTATCCGTTCGGTACCGACAACTACGGCCGTGATGTATTCTCACGGGTGATCTACGGAACGCGATATGCGCTCTTCCTTGGGGTAGTGATTGTCGGCATTCAGTCGATCATTGGCGTTGGCCTCGGCCTTATCGCCGGCTACTATGAAGGGTACGTTGAGGCGGTCATCATGCGGATCGTTGACGTCAGTCTTTCTATCCCGGGAATCGTGCTCGCGCTCGCGATTGCGGGGATGCTCGGTGGCGGTCTCACGCCGCTCATTATCGCGATCAGTCTCGTTGGCTGGCGCGGTTTCACCCGGATCGTCCGCGGCGACGTTAAAAGCGTCACTGAGGAGGATTATATCGAGGCAGCTCGGTCGTCAGGCGTCCCTGACCGCTGGATTATCCTCCGCCATATCCTTCCTAACGTGTCCTCGAGCATCATCGTTTACGCCACGCTCACCATGCCGACGGTTATTTTGTGGTCCGCTGCGCTGTCGTTCCTCGGAATGGGTGTTCATCCGCCGACGCCCGAGTGGGGAGCGTTGATTGCTGATGGTCGCGGTGACCTCCAGTCTGCGTGGTGGATCTCGACGTTCCCCGGCCTTGCGATTATGGCGACGATCATCGCGTTCAACGCAATCGGTGACGGACTCCGAGACGCACTCGACCCCAAACAGGCACGATAA